In Oscillatoria acuminata PCC 6304, a single window of DNA contains:
- a CDS encoding helix-turn-helix domain-containing protein produces the protein MKKHNPKAILKPQQDPSVKLAEMGAYLRQVRESQSMTLEEVAAKTMIRVSLLQSIEEGQLYKLPEPIYVQGFLLRFAEALGLNGVEFAKTFPIISTWRKQKIAQWYYLPMPKLRPIHLYLIYILLIMGAVKGLSGWVETTAMQESNGQQTETAEVVASSEPEEPTPPTTASQTLGASQSNSNAPVRVGLIVQDSSWVQITADDKIEFEGTLQQGTERTWEAKQQLIVLAGNAGGVLMAVNDEQAKLMGKPGVIEEVIVRAEP, from the coding sequence ATGAAGAAGCATAACCCTAAAGCTATCCTGAAACCACAGCAGGATCCATCGGTCAAGCTCGCCGAGATGGGTGCTTACTTACGGCAAGTGCGGGAGTCTCAGTCGATGACCCTTGAAGAAGTCGCGGCGAAAACGATGATTCGAGTGAGTCTGCTGCAATCGATTGAAGAAGGGCAACTCTATAAACTCCCCGAACCCATTTATGTTCAGGGTTTTCTCTTGCGGTTTGCTGAGGCCCTGGGTTTAAATGGCGTTGAGTTTGCTAAAACCTTTCCCATCATTTCCACGTGGCGCAAGCAGAAAATAGCTCAATGGTATTATTTACCTATGCCTAAACTGCGACCGATTCATCTGTACCTGATTTATATCCTGCTGATTATGGGTGCAGTCAAAGGGTTATCTGGATGGGTCGAAACCACAGCCATGCAGGAATCCAACGGACAACAAACGGAAACCGCTGAGGTGGTAGCCAGTTCTGAGCCTGAAGAACCCACCCCCCCAACTACAGCCTCTCAAACCCTGGGGGCCAGTCAGTCCAATTCCAACGCCCCGGTTAGGGTGGGATTGATTGTTCAGGATAGTTCTTGGGTGCAAATTACCGCCGATGACAAAATCGAATTTGAAGGCACATTACAACAAGGAACGGAACGGACTTGGGAAGCAAAACAACAACTGATTGTCCTCGCAGGTAATGCTGGAGGGGTACTCATGGCAGTTAATGATGAACAAGCCAAACTCATGGGTAAACCCGGGGTAATCGAAGAGGTGATTGTTCGGGCCGAACCCTAG
- a CDS encoding pseudouridine synthase yields MDARLQKILSEWGIASRRQAEKMIQQGRVQLNGKTAHLGQKADPERDRIQVDGLFVNPGDRPSPLYLLLNKPTGVVSTCADPQGRTTVLDLLPADLQQHKGIHPVGRLDFDSTGALLLTNDGELTFQLTHPRHSIPKTYQVTIAGEPQESTLEAWRRGVVLDRKKTRPAEVRILDRPHPSQTLLEVILWEGRNRQIRRVAELLGYPVIHLHRTAIGSIHLHPPGEAPLPHGYYRPLNPSEICFLQSQVSLNSVNLPADTQEPTR; encoded by the coding sequence ATGGATGCTAGACTGCAAAAAATCCTATCCGAATGGGGCATAGCCTCACGCCGTCAAGCTGAAAAAATGATTCAACAGGGACGGGTCCAACTGAATGGCAAAACTGCCCACCTCGGGCAGAAAGCCGACCCTGAACGCGATCGCATCCAAGTCGATGGCCTCTTTGTCAACCCCGGCGATCGTCCCAGTCCCCTGTACTTGTTGTTAAACAAACCCACAGGAGTTGTTTCCACCTGCGCCGATCCCCAAGGTCGGACCACCGTGCTCGACCTCCTGCCTGCTGACTTACAGCAACACAAAGGCATCCATCCCGTGGGAAGGTTGGATTTTGACTCCACTGGCGCATTACTGCTGACCAATGATGGAGAACTGACCTTCCAACTCACCCATCCCCGCCATAGCATTCCCAAAACCTACCAGGTGACCATTGCCGGAGAACCCCAGGAATCAACCTTGGAAGCATGGCGTCGCGGTGTCGTCCTCGATCGCAAAAAAACCCGACCGGCTGAGGTTCGCATCCTCGATCGCCCCCATCCGTCCCAAACCCTGCTCGAAGTGATTCTCTGGGAAGGCAGAAATCGCCAAATTCGCCGGGTAGCTGAGTTATTAGGATACCCGGTCATTCACTTACACCGGACGGCGATCGGCTCGATTCATCTCCACCCACCCGGGGAAGCTCCCTTACCCCACGGCTACTACCGCCCCTTGAACCCCTCTGAGATATGTTTCTTACAAAGTCAAGTCTCCCTAAACTCCGTAAATTTGCCAGCAGATACTCAGGAACCGACCCGATGA
- a CDS encoding LmeA family phospholipid-binding protein — MHEKEIIKLTSVSSDRPELSPPEKDLPLTPPSRPSRSRIGWVLSSAVQLWLRSQVESVDELAVQIEGGDRQILQGVIPQVSLCGSGAIYQGLHLSTLELQGTGIQVNLRDILRGKSLRLQEAVPVVARLHLTEADLNASMRSPLIADAFTPLFFPQFASAFSWDSEPTLIWEGAAILFSEETLTLRGSFNAPSQAAQPFLLQTGLQLGPNSELLFVNPTIQILSDSAVIPLETVILPLGSDVAISELSFTETGLICQGQLTVLP, encoded by the coding sequence ATGCACGAAAAAGAAATTATAAAATTAACTTCTGTGTCCAGCGATCGCCCGGAATTATCCCCACCGGAAAAGGATTTACCCCTGACTCCACCCAGCCGCCCGTCTCGGTCGCGCATCGGTTGGGTCCTCTCCAGTGCGGTCCAATTATGGTTGCGATCGCAGGTGGAATCCGTTGATGAACTCGCGGTGCAGATTGAGGGAGGCGATCGGCAAATCCTCCAAGGGGTGATTCCCCAGGTTTCTCTGTGTGGGTCCGGTGCCATCTATCAAGGTCTACACCTCAGTACCCTCGAACTCCAGGGCACCGGCATTCAAGTCAATCTCCGAGACATTCTGCGCGGGAAATCCTTGCGCCTTCAGGAGGCTGTACCCGTGGTGGCGCGGTTACATCTGACGGAAGCTGACCTCAATGCCTCTATGCGATCGCCCTTGATTGCCGATGCCTTCACTCCCTTATTCTTCCCCCAATTCGCCTCCGCCTTCTCCTGGGACTCAGAACCCACCCTCATCTGGGAGGGCGCTGCCATCCTCTTTTCCGAGGAAACCCTCACCCTACGCGGAAGTTTCAACGCCCCCTCCCAAGCGGCCCAACCCTTTCTCCTGCAAACTGGGTTACAACTCGGTCCCAACTCGGAATTACTCTTTGTCAATCCAACGATTCAAATTCTTTCAGATTCAGCGGTGATCCCATTAGAAACCGTTATCTTACCCCTGGGTTCCGATGTGGCAATTTCAGAACTTTCTTTCACCGAAACTGGGTTAATTTGTCAAGGGCAACTGACAGTTCTGCCTTAA
- a CDS encoding phosphatidate cytidylyltransferase, whose product MPLSRILSTIVALILALGTTFLGGWYFTVGFSILVCIAHREYLELVRAKGIYPAAKTSLFLSLALVLLSTLDSQLTDALLPIAGTCICFYLLFKPKMATIADLAASILGLFYIGYLPSFWLRLRTLGSEAASNLPLGGYWPQTWPHLSDLPTGLSVTLLSFICISMADSAAYVGGKWLGRTHFSDISPKKTVEGAVFGILGSVILATLGAKFLNWPFWVGTGVAFGLLLGIASLMGDLIESLMKRDAGVKDSGKLIPGHGGILDRVDSYIFTAPFVYYFITLLLPLLSQWVGFSGQ is encoded by the coding sequence ATGCCTTTGTCTCGAATTCTCAGTACCATTGTTGCTCTCATCCTAGCGCTAGGTACGACCTTCCTAGGAGGTTGGTACTTTACGGTCGGTTTCTCCATTCTGGTCTGTATTGCTCATCGGGAATACTTGGAACTGGTCCGGGCGAAAGGGATTTACCCCGCCGCAAAAACAAGTTTATTTCTGAGTCTGGCGTTGGTCCTGCTTTCGACCCTAGATTCCCAGTTGACCGATGCCCTCTTGCCGATCGCCGGAACCTGTATTTGTTTCTATCTGCTGTTTAAGCCGAAAATGGCCACGATCGCCGATTTAGCCGCCTCCATTCTCGGTTTATTTTATATCGGTTATTTACCCAGTTTTTGGCTGCGCTTACGCACTTTAGGGTCTGAGGCGGCCAGTAATCTCCCCTTAGGTGGCTATTGGCCCCAAACCTGGCCTCATCTGTCAGATCTACCCACGGGGTTGAGTGTCACTTTGCTTTCGTTTATTTGTATTTCTATGGCGGATTCTGCCGCCTATGTCGGTGGCAAGTGGTTGGGACGGACTCACTTTTCCGATATCAGTCCGAAAAAGACTGTGGAAGGGGCAGTATTTGGAATCTTGGGGAGTGTCATTTTGGCAACCCTTGGGGCGAAGTTTCTCAATTGGCCGTTCTGGGTAGGGACTGGGGTGGCGTTCGGGTTACTCCTCGGGATTGCCAGCTTGATGGGAGATTTAATCGAATCCCTGATGAAACGGGATGCGGGCGTGAAGGATTCCGGTAAGCTGATTCCGGGTCATGGGGGAATTCTCGACCGGGTGGATAGTTATATTTTTACCGCTCCTTTTGTTTATTATTTTATTACCCTGCTGTTGCCTTTGCTCTCGCAATGGGTCGGGTTTTCGGGGCAGTAA
- the cbiT gene encoding precorrin-6Y C5,15-methyltransferase subunit CbiT has translation MNPPIWPYITPGIADELFERLPGIPMSKRETRLLLLSHLRLQSESVLWDIGAGTGTIPVEAGLLCPKGQILAVERDEEVAALIRVNCDRFGVQNVEVIEGSAPECLSQLPHAPNRVCIEGGRPIKTILEKVWSYLLPEGRVVATAGSLENLYAISESFAELQVRNVEVVQSSFNRLEGRGTHQSFVAVDPIFILSGEKLD, from the coding sequence ATGAATCCTCCAATTTGGCCTTATATTACACCGGGTATTGCGGATGAATTATTCGAGCGGTTGCCGGGAATTCCGATGAGCAAACGGGAAACGAGATTGCTCTTACTTTCCCACCTGCGTCTGCAATCCGAATCTGTTTTATGGGATATTGGGGCGGGAACCGGAACCATCCCTGTAGAAGCAGGATTACTCTGTCCGAAGGGCCAGATTTTAGCCGTAGAACGCGATGAGGAAGTGGCCGCCTTAATTCGGGTCAACTGCGATCGCTTCGGGGTTCAAAATGTAGAAGTCATCGAAGGCAGTGCACCCGAATGTCTCTCCCAGTTACCCCATGCCCCAAATCGTGTCTGTATTGAAGGAGGCCGTCCCATTAAAACCATCTTAGAAAAAGTCTGGTCCTACTTACTTCCAGAAGGGCGAGTCGTTGCCACTGCCGGGAGTTTGGAAAATTTGTACGCCATTTCCGAAAGTTTTGCTGAGTTACAAGTCCGCAATGTGGAAGTGGTCCAGTCCTCCTTCAATCGCTTAGAAGGACGGGGAACTCATCAAAGTTTTGTAGCGGTTGACCCCATCTTTATCCTGAGTGGAGAAAAGCTGGATTAA
- a CDS encoding aminotransferase class I/II-fold pyridoxal phosphate-dependent enzyme, translating into MFQDHRHAPLLETLARCARTPDAPFYAPGHKRGRGIPQSLSNLLGTSVFLADLPELPDLDNLFAPTGAIAEAQELAADAFGASQTWFLINGSTAGIIAAILATVRPGEKIILPRNIHQSVISGLILSGALPIFIAPEFDPIWGLALSITAASVAEALAAHPDAKAVMMVYPTYQGVCGDIQAIAKVTHQFGIPLLVDEAHGPHFAFHPDLPTPALVAGADLSVQSIHKVLGAMTQASMLHIQGDCIDVNRLSQSLQLMQSTSPSYLLLASLDAARQQMALQGQELMTQTLALSRRAREEIAQIPGLSVLMPPEPRNPGFVAGDRTRLTVGVWEWGLSGYEVDEILQEQFGVTCELPSPDHLTFIISLGNTSADIDQLVQGFSTLSPDYCHNRRSHCLHQMPPSPALSLCPRDAFFAEVEAIPITEAIGRVSAELVCPYPPGIPILMPSEAITLEAVVYLQQVLAQGGILTGCSDRTLTTLKVVRTG; encoded by the coding sequence ATGTTCCAGGATCACCGTCACGCCCCCCTATTAGAAACCCTCGCCCGCTGTGCCAGAACGCCAGACGCGCCCTTTTATGCACCGGGCCACAAACGGGGCCGAGGAATTCCCCAATCTCTGAGCAATCTGTTAGGAACCTCGGTCTTTTTAGCCGATTTACCCGAACTGCCGGACCTGGATAATTTATTTGCACCAACCGGGGCGATCGCCGAAGCCCAAGAACTCGCAGCCGATGCTTTTGGTGCATCTCAAACCTGGTTTTTAATCAATGGTTCTACCGCTGGCATTATTGCAGCAATCTTGGCAACAGTCCGCCCAGGGGAGAAAATTATTCTGCCTAGAAATATCCATCAATCGGTCATTTCTGGATTGATTTTATCCGGGGCCTTGCCGATTTTTATCGCCCCTGAATTTGATCCAATCTGGGGTTTAGCCCTGAGTATCACAGCAGCATCCGTTGCTGAGGCATTAGCGGCCCATCCGGATGCTAAAGCGGTGATGATGGTGTATCCCACCTATCAGGGGGTCTGCGGGGATATTCAGGCGATCGCCAAGGTAACTCACCAATTTGGCATTCCCCTGTTGGTGGATGAAGCACATGGGCCTCATTTTGCGTTTCATCCCGATTTACCCACGCCGGCCCTAGTTGCCGGGGCGGACCTATCCGTGCAATCGATTCACAAAGTCCTCGGGGCCATGACTCAGGCATCGATGCTGCATATTCAAGGCGACTGCATTGATGTCAATCGCTTGAGTCAAAGTTTGCAGTTGATGCAATCCACCAGTCCCAGTTATTTACTTCTAGCGTCCTTAGATGCGGCAAGGCAACAAATGGCACTACAGGGTCAAGAATTAATGACCCAAACCCTGGCCCTAAGCAGGCGCGCCCGGGAGGAGATTGCCCAAATCCCCGGGTTATCCGTGTTAATGCCCCCTGAACCGAGAAATCCGGGATTTGTGGCAGGCGATCGCACCCGTCTGACGGTGGGGGTTTGGGAGTGGGGACTGAGTGGGTATGAAGTGGATGAAATCCTCCAGGAACAATTCGGAGTCACCTGTGAGTTACCGTCTCCGGACCATTTAACCTTTATTATCAGCTTGGGAAATACTTCGGCAGATATTGACCAACTCGTCCAAGGATTCTCGACCCTCTCCCCCGATTATTGCCACAACCGGCGATCGCATTGCCTTCATCAGATGCCTCCTTCTCCCGCCCTGTCCCTCTGTCCGAGGGATGCGTTTTTCGCCGAAGTGGAAGCAATCCCCATTACTGAGGCGATCGGGAGGGTCAGTGCTGAGTTAGTATGTCCATATCCCCCGGGAATCCCAATTTTGATGCCCTCAGAGGCGATTACCTTAGAGGCAGTCGTCTATTTGCAACAAGTCCTTGCCCAGGGAGGTATCCTCACCGGATGTAGCGATCGGACTCTAACTACCCTCAAAGTGGTTAGAACGGGATAA
- a CDS encoding tetratricopeptide repeat protein, whose product MKIITGVKLRGNPYPIRPIPRHRNRAYFGLFFLILALTFFGFNALPALGQPETSAPPLLPPNPLEVLTPDPLVPNPPKKNQSLTPEQLRELELALNILDAEASAELAAGNQPAAFTIWYRELRLWRYFGPLPEVRALTRVGATAWEQSEITALQAIDARLKVIHQEYCLSPQGCELPLLQALATGFETVRSRDLALTVYQQLLTDARDRNDASAEESILTTMGRLYLEKLDYVNAATPYQGLLSFAVQRRDRPQELAYLEQLAFIYTQANDSQGAVATRQRLVTLYSNPQDIRKIPQLKLAIATDYERLGQLQMAIANYEEAYTFAWTQQQFYIASDALERLARLYTTLEQFDAALEVYEALLIVERRAYNLYGIMHTYDRIGQIHQRQNAYPQAIQAFQNGLEVARQLNYHEAYFTEQIDRLVRRSRPLF is encoded by the coding sequence ATGAAAATTATAACCGGAGTAAAACTTAGAGGAAATCCTTACCCAATCCGCCCCATTCCACGACACCGAAACCGGGCTTATTTTGGGTTATTTTTTTTAATTTTAGCCTTGACTTTTTTCGGATTTAATGCTTTACCTGCCCTAGGACAACCCGAAACTTCTGCCCCGCCATTGCTGCCTCCCAATCCGTTGGAAGTGCTGACTCCGGACCCGTTAGTGCCGAATCCTCCCAAGAAAAATCAATCCTTAACCCCGGAACAACTGCGGGAGTTAGAATTGGCTTTAAATATCTTAGATGCAGAAGCCTCCGCCGAGTTAGCGGCGGGAAATCAGCCAGCAGCTTTTACGATTTGGTATCGAGAATTGCGCTTATGGCGTTATTTTGGACCCTTGCCGGAGGTGCGCGCTTTAACTCGGGTGGGGGCGACTGCCTGGGAACAATCAGAAATTACCGCCCTGCAAGCGATTGATGCAAGACTCAAGGTGATTCATCAAGAGTATTGTCTCAGTCCTCAAGGTTGTGAATTGCCTCTATTACAAGCCTTAGCAACGGGATTTGAAACCGTGCGATCGCGGGATTTGGCCTTGACAGTTTATCAGCAATTACTCACCGATGCCCGCGATCGCAACGATGCCTCCGCAGAAGAATCCATCCTCACCACTATGGGTCGCCTCTATCTGGAAAAACTGGATTATGTCAATGCCGCAACTCCCTATCAAGGATTACTCTCCTTTGCAGTACAACGACGCGATCGCCCCCAAGAATTAGCCTATCTCGAACAACTGGCTTTTATCTACACCCAAGCAAATGATTCCCAAGGCGCAGTCGCCACAAGGCAGCGATTGGTCACCCTTTATAGTAACCCCCAAGATATTCGGAAAATTCCTCAACTCAAACTGGCGATCGCCACGGATTATGAACGTCTCGGACAACTGCAAATGGCGATCGCCAACTACGAAGAAGCCTATACCTTCGCCTGGACTCAACAACAATTTTACATCGCCAGTGATGCCCTAGAACGCCTCGCCCGCCTCTATACCACCCTAGAACAATTCGATGCCGCCTTAGAAGTTTATGAAGCCTTATTAATCGTTGAGCGTCGCGCCTACAACTTATATGGGATAATGCATACTTACGATCGCATCGGTCAAATTCATCAGCGACAAAATGCCTATCCCCAGGCCATCCAAGCCTTTCAAAATGGATTAGAGGTGGCCCGACAACTCAATTATCACGAGGCATATTTCACTGAACAAATTGATCGACTCGTTCGCCGATCGCGTCCATTATTCTAA
- a CDS encoding esterase-like activity of phytase family protein, translated as MNCLDFQGLEAIVNWRKFQIFPWVMALALVLSTVLTACTLPRVNAQERIFLDLSVEFLDEYELPKRSFQDTPVGGLSGITYDRQRDRFYAISDDRGYYAPARFYTLQLNLDSNSSDSPKIASVDIESVTFLKGEDGNPYAIGEIDAEGIAFASPNSVYIASEGIARKGLAPFIHEIDLETGQFVRDITLPKRYIPDSAENQTRGVQDNLGLESLTLNPRGFGDATVDPYRLFTATEAPLVQDLDELDADLPPKNRLLHYLISDGPPVLISENLYPLDDSVRWSLYNGLPELLALEQGGHLLSLERNFGFLGFGAKLFEVQTGSATDTSKIASLKGELKKVEPIKKRLLLNLQDLGIELDNLEGMTFGPRFSDGSQSLILISDDNFNPDQVNQILLFRLNL; from the coding sequence TTGAACTGTTTAGATTTTCAAGGGTTGGAGGCGATCGTGAACTGGCGCAAATTTCAAATTTTCCCCTGGGTGATGGCATTAGCACTGGTACTATCGACGGTATTAACGGCCTGTACCTTGCCACGAGTCAACGCCCAAGAGCGAATATTTCTTGACTTGTCCGTAGAATTTTTAGACGAGTATGAACTGCCGAAACGTTCATTTCAGGATACGCCTGTTGGTGGATTATCCGGCATCACCTACGATCGCCAACGCGATCGCTTCTATGCCATCTCCGACGATCGCGGATATTATGCCCCCGCCCGCTTCTATACCCTTCAACTGAATTTGGATTCTAACAGTTCCGATTCCCCCAAAATCGCCAGCGTTGATATCGAATCCGTCACCTTTCTCAAAGGGGAAGACGGCAACCCCTATGCGATCGGTGAAATTGATGCAGAAGGCATCGCCTTTGCCTCCCCCAACAGCGTTTATATCGCCAGCGAAGGAATTGCGCGCAAAGGGTTGGCACCCTTTATCCACGAAATTGACCTAGAAACCGGCCAATTTGTCCGAGATATCACCCTTCCCAAACGCTACATCCCCGATAGTGCCGAAAACCAAACCCGAGGGGTCCAAGATAATTTAGGGTTAGAGTCCCTTACCCTCAATCCCCGAGGATTTGGGGATGCCACCGTCGATCCCTATCGCCTGTTTACCGCCACGGAAGCACCCCTGGTTCAAGATTTAGATGAACTTGATGCCGATCTCCCCCCCAAAAACCGTTTACTTCATTATCTAATCTCCGATGGACCCCCAGTCTTAATTTCTGAAAATCTTTACCCCCTCGATGATAGTGTTCGCTGGAGTCTCTACAACGGGTTACCGGAATTATTAGCGTTAGAACAGGGAGGGCATTTGCTCAGTTTAGAGCGCAATTTTGGGTTTCTCGGTTTCGGGGCCAAACTCTTTGAAGTTCAAACCGGCAGCGCCACCGATACCTCCAAAATTGCCAGTTTAAAAGGGGAACTGAAGAAAGTTGAACCCATTAAGAAGCGATTGCTTTTAAACTTACAAGATTTAGGAATTGAGTTAGACAATCTCGAAGGGATGACCTTTGGACCCCGTTTCTCCGACGGCAGTCAAAGTTTAATCCTGATCAGTGATGATAATTTTAATCCGGACCAAGTGAATCAGATTTTATTGTTTCGGTTAAATCTCTAG
- a CDS encoding tetratricopeptide repeat protein, whose product MTGQEAQDNFNSSIPSPEENEEEGLIVIQMNNPKAWYDRAGSLYKLGRYNEALESYEKAVAIDDNYADAWNNRGMTLKCLGRHEEAVTSYEKAIALKADYYQGWNNLGNALVELGRYEEAVASYQQAISISPEYCQGWHNQGEALAALERYEEAIACYDRVLVLKPTWRETKRLRRTAMAKLQEMPSRPKPPTPEPVETPVEEKEEKIVPTSVPSQPVVPLENPKLVACDRMVERYPDDPDAWLDRGSALAELGCYEEAVNSYERTLSLDPDNWQGWKYRGVALKQLGRQEEALKSYERALELQPAPPTITPEPPDASGEISTEMATESPVEAPLPEIVPTPTPVRRSSSPVGRVIRWLRRWIVRLWRRWIG is encoded by the coding sequence ATGACAGGGCAAGAAGCACAAGACAATTTTAATTCTTCTATTCCCTCACCCGAGGAGAATGAGGAAGAGGGTCTGATTGTCATCCAGATGAATAATCCGAAAGCCTGGTACGATCGCGCCGGTTCTCTTTATAAGTTAGGACGCTATAACGAGGCGCTAGAGAGCTATGAGAAGGCAGTCGCCATTGATGACAACTATGCGGATGCCTGGAATAATCGGGGGATGACCCTGAAGTGTTTGGGACGTCATGAAGAGGCGGTGACGAGTTATGAGAAGGCGATCGCCCTGAAGGCGGATTATTACCAAGGGTGGAACAACCTCGGGAATGCTTTGGTGGAGTTAGGACGTTATGAGGAGGCGGTGGCGAGTTACCAACAAGCTATCTCGATTTCTCCGGAGTATTGTCAAGGGTGGCATAACCAAGGGGAAGCATTAGCGGCGTTAGAACGCTATGAAGAAGCAATCGCCTGTTACGATCGCGTCTTAGTCCTCAAACCCACTTGGCGCGAAACGAAACGGTTGCGACGAACGGCGATGGCGAAGTTACAAGAGATGCCCTCCCGTCCCAAACCGCCGACGCCAGAACCTGTGGAAACTCCAGTTGAGGAGAAAGAGGAGAAAATTGTCCCCACATCAGTCCCGAGTCAGCCGGTGGTTCCCCTGGAGAATCCCAAACTCGTCGCCTGCGATCGCATGGTGGAACGCTATCCTGATGATCCGGATGCTTGGCTCGATCGGGGCAGTGCTTTAGCAGAATTAGGATGCTATGAGGAAGCGGTTAACAGCTATGAGCGCACCCTTTCTCTGGATCCGGACAATTGGCAGGGGTGGAAATATCGGGGCGTCGCGCTCAAGCAGTTAGGGCGTCAGGAAGAAGCCCTCAAAAGTTATGAGCGGGCGTTGGAATTGCAACCCGCGCCCCCTACAATCACGCCGGAACCTCCTGATGCCTCTGGAGAGATTTCCACAGAGATGGCTACGGAGTCGCCGGTGGAGGCTCCCTTACCGGAAATAGTCCCGACCCCCACCCCAGTGCGGCGATCGTCGAGTCCAGTGGGGCGTGTGATCCGTTGGCTGCGGCGCTGGATTGTCCGACTATGGCGACGCTGGATCGGATAG
- a CDS encoding IMS domain-containing protein translates to MLIKNVGRITVLLLPLGLALPVAASNPAHLQQLLDTNRCPGCDLRDAQLEGVSLRGADLSEANLQGANLRNADLRYANFRSANLSEAVLIAADLEAANFSQANLREVDIRGANLKDAVLTGANTCGWQRQDARLQGVNLQEAGCIRPTPAPAPTPAPETGVLPQGQAAALLGDWLTAKANIFAPPFDRALLGNLTTGILYADSLNSVTWLENNNAFYQYGVQRVESIERFVTEGNRATLEARVTEDYTLYENGRANQNRAGFGTNLIRYNLQRVNGQWKIADYQVIN, encoded by the coding sequence ATGCTGATCAAAAATGTAGGAAGAATCACGGTTCTGTTACTCCCTTTGGGGTTGGCTTTACCTGTTGCTGCATCTAACCCAGCGCACCTACAGCAACTCCTGGATACCAATCGTTGTCCAGGATGCGATTTGCGGGATGCTCAATTAGAAGGGGTTAGTTTGCGTGGCGCTGATTTGTCGGAAGCCAATTTACAGGGGGCCAATCTCCGGAATGCAGACTTGCGGTATGCCAATTTTCGCAGTGCGAATTTATCCGAAGCGGTTCTGATTGCCGCCGATTTAGAAGCGGCTAATTTTAGTCAGGCGAATTTACGCGAGGTTGATATCCGAGGAGCCAATCTCAAGGATGCTGTGTTGACAGGGGCAAATACTTGTGGTTGGCAGCGTCAAGATGCTCGATTACAAGGGGTCAATTTGCAAGAGGCGGGGTGCATTCGTCCTACCCCGGCACCGGCACCGACACCGGCACCAGAGACTGGGGTACTTCCCCAGGGACAAGCAGCGGCATTGCTGGGGGACTGGTTAACGGCTAAAGCTAATATTTTTGCGCCTCCATTTGATCGCGCATTATTGGGGAATTTGACCACAGGAATTTTATATGCAGATTCTCTCAATTCCGTGACTTGGTTAGAAAATAATAATGCGTTTTATCAGTATGGGGTGCAGCGAGTAGAATCCATCGAGCGGTTTGTTACTGAAGGGAATCGGGCGACCTTAGAAGCCAGGGTGACGGAAGATTACACGCTATATGAAAATGGACGAGCCAATCAAAATCGCGCTGGTTTTGGCACGAATTTAATTAGGTACAATTTACAAAGGGTCAACGGTCAGTGGAAAATTGCGGATTATCAAGTGATTAATTAA